The following proteins come from a genomic window of Andrena cerasifolii isolate SP2316 chromosome 6, iyAndCera1_principal, whole genome shotgun sequence:
- the LOC143370263 gene encoding spermatogenesis-associated protein 20 isoform X3 gives MFVHRTNLSFCRYMIGQKSSALLSFSANMASTSDSKSKQEGEKNRLALEKSPYLLQHAANPVDWYPWGDEALAKAKKEDKVIFLSVGYSTCHWCHVMEKESFKNKEIAEIMNKNFINIKVDREERPDIDRIYMTFIQAMTGHGGWPMSVFLTPDLKPIIGGTYFPPEDTLRQTGFKTILRNIAQKWKQLKTKMVESSVINLETLKNISDIARTAKTLNVPLVECSTVCIEQLTSEFEPTFGGFGSAYNMQAPKFPQPVNFNFLFHMYSREPSEELAQRYLHMCVYSLTKMSYGGIHDHVGQGFSRYATDGEWHVPHFEKMLYDQGQLMQSYSDAYLATKDDLFAEIIDDIATYVTRDLRHKEGGFYSAEDADSYPTADAKSKKEGAFYVWTATEIKTLLDKEISDGKEVKLSDIFSYHFNVKESGNVKKYQDPHGELTGKNVLMVYDEVGKTAKQFNLSVEETKSCLKEACAILYKARSSRPRPHLDDKIITAWNGLMISGLARGGAVLGNKQYIEYATDAAKFIERYLFDKDKGVLLRSCYRANEDAITQTSVPIPGFLDDYAFTVKGLLDLYEASLNERWLEFAEKLHDIQDRHFWDEANGGYFSTTAEDPAIILRLKEVHDGAEPSGNSIAAENLLRLADYLGRGEFKDKAVRLFGAFRRMLMQKPIALPQLVSALVRYHDDVTQIYVVGKRGAKDTEDLLRVIHKRLIPGRILFLADHDNPSSILFQKNEHLCKMKPLDGQATAYVCRHRTCSLPVAGPEQLATLLDQQR, from the exons ATGTTCGTGCACAGGACGAATCTGTCTTTCTGTAGGTACAT GATAGGTCAGAAGTCCTCAGCTTTGCTGTCATTCTCTGCGAACATGGCTTCAACGAGCGACTCTAAGAGCAAGCAGGAGGGAGAAAAGAATCGGCTGGCTTTAGAAAAGTCGCCTTACCTGCTACAGCACGCCGCCAATCCGGTCGATTGGTATCCATGGGGCGACGAGGCTTTGGCGAAAGCAAAGAAAGAGGATAAAGTGATATTTTTATCTGTTGGATATTCTACGTGTCATTGGTGTCACGTTATGGAGAAGGAGTCCTTTAAGAATAAGGAGATTGCCGAGATTATGAATAAGAATTTTATCAATATAAAAGTGGACAGGGAGGAGAGGCCAGATATCGATAGGATATACATGACCTTCATTCAG GCGATGACCGGTCATGGTGGCTGGCCAATGAGTGTGTTTCTCACTCCCGATTTGAAACCCATAATTGGAGGGACCTACTTCCCTCCAGAAGACACGCTTAGGCAAACGGGATTCAAGACCATTTTACGTAATATCGCTCAAAAG tGGAAACAGCTTAAGACGAAAATGGTAGAATCTAGCGTCATTAATctcgaaacattaaaaaatatttctgataTTGCACGTACAGCAAAG ACACTCAATGTACCTTTGGTGGAGTGCAGCACCGTATGTATCGAGCAACTCACAAGCGAATTCGAGCCGACATTTGGTGGATTCGGCTCTGCATATAATATGCAGGCGCCTAAATTTCCGCAGccggtgaattttaattttttgtttcatatgTATTCACGTGAGCCAAGCGAGGAGCTTGCTCAACGTTATTTGCATATGTGTGTATATTCTTTAACCAAAATGTCTTACGGTGGTATACATGATCACGTAGGTCAG GGATTCTCAAGATATGCTACTGATGGTGAATGGCACGTTCCCCACTTCGAAAAGATGTTATACGATCAGGGCCAATTAATGCAATCATATTCAGACGCGTATCTTGCAACCAAGGACGATCTTTTCGCTGAAATCATCGATGATATCGCCACGTATGTGACTAGGGACCTCCGGCACAAG GAAGGGGGCTTTTATAGCGCCGAAGATGCAGATTCGTATCCCACGGCTGACGCGAAATCGAAAAAGGAGGGTGCTTTTTATGTGTGGACTGCGACGGAAATTAAGACACTCTTAGATAAAGAGATTTCTGATGGAAAGGAAGTCAAACTTTCCGATATTTTCAGCTATCATTTCAACGTGAAAGAGTCTGGGAACGTAAAGAAGTATCAA GATCCTCACGGGGAATTAACGGGAAAGAACGTGTTAATGGTATACGACGAAGTGGGAAAGACTGCTAAACAATTTAATCTTAGTGTTGAGGAAACCAAAAGTTGTTTGAAGGAAGCATGTGCCATCCTGTACAAAGCTAGATCGTCAAGGCCGCGACCGCACTTGGACGATAAAATAATCACGGCGTGGAATG GCCTCATGATAAGTGGCTTAGCGCGCGGTGGCGCAGTGTTGGGTAACAAGCAATACATCGAATACGCGACAGATGCTGCGAAATTTATCGAGCGCTATCTCTTCGATAAGGATAAAGGTGTGCTACTCCGTAGTTGTTACCGTGCCAATGAAGACGCAATTACGCAAAC GAGCGTGCCCATACCCGGCTTCTTAGACGATTACGCGTTCACCGTGAAAGGATTACTGGACTTGTACGAAGCTAGTTTAAACGAACGGTGGCTGGAGTTCGCCGAGAAGCTGCACGACATTCAAGACAGGCATTTTTGGGACGAAGCGAATGGTGGATATTTTTCAACGACGGCGGAGGATCCCGCTATAATTCTCAGGCTTAAGGAGG TCCACGATGGAGCAGAACCATCCGGTAACTCAATTGCCGCCGAGAATCTACTGAGGCTGGCAGATTACTTGGGCCGCGGCGAATTCAAGGATAAGGCTGTACGTCTTTTCGGAGCATTCAGGCGCATGCTGATGCAGAAACCTATTGCACTTCCACAACTAGTGTCGGCGCTGGTTCGCTATCACGATGATGTAACGCAG ATTTATGTAGTTGGGAAACGGGGTGCTAAGGATACCGAGGATTTGCTCCGCGTTATACACAAACGTTTGATACCCGGGAGAATACTTTTCCTAGCTGATCACGATAACCCGAGCAGTATATTATTCCAAAAGAACGAGCATCTGTGCAAGATGAAGCCTTTGGATGGCCAAGCGACCGCTTATGTGTGCCGACATCGCACGTGCTCTCTACCTGTCGCGGGCCCTGAACAATTGGCAACATTGCTGGATCAACAGCGATGA
- the LOC143370263 gene encoding spermatogenesis-associated protein 20 isoform X4, which produces MFVHRTNLSFCRIGQKSSALLSFSANMASTSDSKSKQEGEKNRLALEKSPYLLQHAANPVDWYPWGDEALAKAKKEDKVIFLSVGYSTCHWCHVMEKESFKNKEIAEIMNKNFINIKVDREERPDIDRIYMTFIQAMTGHGGWPMSVFLTPDLKPIIGGTYFPPEDTLRQTGFKTILRNIAQKWKQLKTKMVESSVINLETLKNISDIARTAKTLNVPLVECSTVCIEQLTSEFEPTFGGFGSAYNMQAPKFPQPVNFNFLFHMYSREPSEELAQRYLHMCVYSLTKMSYGGIHDHVGQGFSRYATDGEWHVPHFEKMLYDQGQLMQSYSDAYLATKDDLFAEIIDDIATYVTRDLRHKEGGFYSAEDADSYPTADAKSKKEGAFYVWTATEIKTLLDKEISDGKEVKLSDIFSYHFNVKESGNVKKYQDPHGELTGKNVLMVYDEVGKTAKQFNLSVEETKSCLKEACAILYKARSSRPRPHLDDKIITAWNGLMISGLARGGAVLGNKQYIEYATDAAKFIERYLFDKDKGVLLRSCYRANEDAITQTSVPIPGFLDDYAFTVKGLLDLYEASLNERWLEFAEKLHDIQDRHFWDEANGGYFSTTAEDPAIILRLKEVHDGAEPSGNSIAAENLLRLADYLGRGEFKDKAVRLFGAFRRMLMQKPIALPQLVSALVRYHDDVTQIYVVGKRGAKDTEDLLRVIHKRLIPGRILFLADHDNPSSILFQKNEHLCKMKPLDGQATAYVCRHRTCSLPVAGPEQLATLLDQQR; this is translated from the exons ATGTTCGTGCACAGGACGAATCTGTCTTTCTGTAG GATAGGTCAGAAGTCCTCAGCTTTGCTGTCATTCTCTGCGAACATGGCTTCAACGAGCGACTCTAAGAGCAAGCAGGAGGGAGAAAAGAATCGGCTGGCTTTAGAAAAGTCGCCTTACCTGCTACAGCACGCCGCCAATCCGGTCGATTGGTATCCATGGGGCGACGAGGCTTTGGCGAAAGCAAAGAAAGAGGATAAAGTGATATTTTTATCTGTTGGATATTCTACGTGTCATTGGTGTCACGTTATGGAGAAGGAGTCCTTTAAGAATAAGGAGATTGCCGAGATTATGAATAAGAATTTTATCAATATAAAAGTGGACAGGGAGGAGAGGCCAGATATCGATAGGATATACATGACCTTCATTCAG GCGATGACCGGTCATGGTGGCTGGCCAATGAGTGTGTTTCTCACTCCCGATTTGAAACCCATAATTGGAGGGACCTACTTCCCTCCAGAAGACACGCTTAGGCAAACGGGATTCAAGACCATTTTACGTAATATCGCTCAAAAG tGGAAACAGCTTAAGACGAAAATGGTAGAATCTAGCGTCATTAATctcgaaacattaaaaaatatttctgataTTGCACGTACAGCAAAG ACACTCAATGTACCTTTGGTGGAGTGCAGCACCGTATGTATCGAGCAACTCACAAGCGAATTCGAGCCGACATTTGGTGGATTCGGCTCTGCATATAATATGCAGGCGCCTAAATTTCCGCAGccggtgaattttaattttttgtttcatatgTATTCACGTGAGCCAAGCGAGGAGCTTGCTCAACGTTATTTGCATATGTGTGTATATTCTTTAACCAAAATGTCTTACGGTGGTATACATGATCACGTAGGTCAG GGATTCTCAAGATATGCTACTGATGGTGAATGGCACGTTCCCCACTTCGAAAAGATGTTATACGATCAGGGCCAATTAATGCAATCATATTCAGACGCGTATCTTGCAACCAAGGACGATCTTTTCGCTGAAATCATCGATGATATCGCCACGTATGTGACTAGGGACCTCCGGCACAAG GAAGGGGGCTTTTATAGCGCCGAAGATGCAGATTCGTATCCCACGGCTGACGCGAAATCGAAAAAGGAGGGTGCTTTTTATGTGTGGACTGCGACGGAAATTAAGACACTCTTAGATAAAGAGATTTCTGATGGAAAGGAAGTCAAACTTTCCGATATTTTCAGCTATCATTTCAACGTGAAAGAGTCTGGGAACGTAAAGAAGTATCAA GATCCTCACGGGGAATTAACGGGAAAGAACGTGTTAATGGTATACGACGAAGTGGGAAAGACTGCTAAACAATTTAATCTTAGTGTTGAGGAAACCAAAAGTTGTTTGAAGGAAGCATGTGCCATCCTGTACAAAGCTAGATCGTCAAGGCCGCGACCGCACTTGGACGATAAAATAATCACGGCGTGGAATG GCCTCATGATAAGTGGCTTAGCGCGCGGTGGCGCAGTGTTGGGTAACAAGCAATACATCGAATACGCGACAGATGCTGCGAAATTTATCGAGCGCTATCTCTTCGATAAGGATAAAGGTGTGCTACTCCGTAGTTGTTACCGTGCCAATGAAGACGCAATTACGCAAAC GAGCGTGCCCATACCCGGCTTCTTAGACGATTACGCGTTCACCGTGAAAGGATTACTGGACTTGTACGAAGCTAGTTTAAACGAACGGTGGCTGGAGTTCGCCGAGAAGCTGCACGACATTCAAGACAGGCATTTTTGGGACGAAGCGAATGGTGGATATTTTTCAACGACGGCGGAGGATCCCGCTATAATTCTCAGGCTTAAGGAGG TCCACGATGGAGCAGAACCATCCGGTAACTCAATTGCCGCCGAGAATCTACTGAGGCTGGCAGATTACTTGGGCCGCGGCGAATTCAAGGATAAGGCTGTACGTCTTTTCGGAGCATTCAGGCGCATGCTGATGCAGAAACCTATTGCACTTCCACAACTAGTGTCGGCGCTGGTTCGCTATCACGATGATGTAACGCAG ATTTATGTAGTTGGGAAACGGGGTGCTAAGGATACCGAGGATTTGCTCCGCGTTATACACAAACGTTTGATACCCGGGAGAATACTTTTCCTAGCTGATCACGATAACCCGAGCAGTATATTATTCCAAAAGAACGAGCATCTGTGCAAGATGAAGCCTTTGGATGGCCAAGCGACCGCTTATGTGTGCCGACATCGCACGTGCTCTCTACCTGTCGCGGGCCCTGAACAATTGGCAACATTGCTGGATCAACAGCGATGA
- the LOC143370263 gene encoding spermatogenesis-associated protein 20 isoform X1 translates to MYIFYVKRVMTLGRCSLLSIIRYASELSKKRYIYDRGAKVYLFQGAFLSVSEHQPGRIGQKSSALLSFSANMASTSDSKSKQEGEKNRLALEKSPYLLQHAANPVDWYPWGDEALAKAKKEDKVIFLSVGYSTCHWCHVMEKESFKNKEIAEIMNKNFINIKVDREERPDIDRIYMTFIQAMTGHGGWPMSVFLTPDLKPIIGGTYFPPEDTLRQTGFKTILRNIAQKWKQLKTKMVESSVINLETLKNISDIARTAKTLNVPLVECSTVCIEQLTSEFEPTFGGFGSAYNMQAPKFPQPVNFNFLFHMYSREPSEELAQRYLHMCVYSLTKMSYGGIHDHVGQGFSRYATDGEWHVPHFEKMLYDQGQLMQSYSDAYLATKDDLFAEIIDDIATYVTRDLRHKEGGFYSAEDADSYPTADAKSKKEGAFYVWTATEIKTLLDKEISDGKEVKLSDIFSYHFNVKESGNVKKYQDPHGELTGKNVLMVYDEVGKTAKQFNLSVEETKSCLKEACAILYKARSSRPRPHLDDKIITAWNGLMISGLARGGAVLGNKQYIEYATDAAKFIERYLFDKDKGVLLRSCYRANEDAITQTSVPIPGFLDDYAFTVKGLLDLYEASLNERWLEFAEKLHDIQDRHFWDEANGGYFSTTAEDPAIILRLKEVHDGAEPSGNSIAAENLLRLADYLGRGEFKDKAVRLFGAFRRMLMQKPIALPQLVSALVRYHDDVTQIYVVGKRGAKDTEDLLRVIHKRLIPGRILFLADHDNPSSILFQKNEHLCKMKPLDGQATAYVCRHRTCSLPVAGPEQLATLLDQQR, encoded by the exons AT GTATATTTTTTATGTCAAGCGTGTTATGACTCTGGGAAGATGCAGTCTTTTGTCAATAATTCGCTACGCATCCGAATTATCTAAAAAGCGGTACATTTACGATCGTGGCGCGAAGGTGTATTTATTTCAAGGTGCTTTCTTATCAGTCAGTGAACACCAGCCAGGCAG GATAGGTCAGAAGTCCTCAGCTTTGCTGTCATTCTCTGCGAACATGGCTTCAACGAGCGACTCTAAGAGCAAGCAGGAGGGAGAAAAGAATCGGCTGGCTTTAGAAAAGTCGCCTTACCTGCTACAGCACGCCGCCAATCCGGTCGATTGGTATCCATGGGGCGACGAGGCTTTGGCGAAAGCAAAGAAAGAGGATAAAGTGATATTTTTATCTGTTGGATATTCTACGTGTCATTGGTGTCACGTTATGGAGAAGGAGTCCTTTAAGAATAAGGAGATTGCCGAGATTATGAATAAGAATTTTATCAATATAAAAGTGGACAGGGAGGAGAGGCCAGATATCGATAGGATATACATGACCTTCATTCAG GCGATGACCGGTCATGGTGGCTGGCCAATGAGTGTGTTTCTCACTCCCGATTTGAAACCCATAATTGGAGGGACCTACTTCCCTCCAGAAGACACGCTTAGGCAAACGGGATTCAAGACCATTTTACGTAATATCGCTCAAAAG tGGAAACAGCTTAAGACGAAAATGGTAGAATCTAGCGTCATTAATctcgaaacattaaaaaatatttctgataTTGCACGTACAGCAAAG ACACTCAATGTACCTTTGGTGGAGTGCAGCACCGTATGTATCGAGCAACTCACAAGCGAATTCGAGCCGACATTTGGTGGATTCGGCTCTGCATATAATATGCAGGCGCCTAAATTTCCGCAGccggtgaattttaattttttgtttcatatgTATTCACGTGAGCCAAGCGAGGAGCTTGCTCAACGTTATTTGCATATGTGTGTATATTCTTTAACCAAAATGTCTTACGGTGGTATACATGATCACGTAGGTCAG GGATTCTCAAGATATGCTACTGATGGTGAATGGCACGTTCCCCACTTCGAAAAGATGTTATACGATCAGGGCCAATTAATGCAATCATATTCAGACGCGTATCTTGCAACCAAGGACGATCTTTTCGCTGAAATCATCGATGATATCGCCACGTATGTGACTAGGGACCTCCGGCACAAG GAAGGGGGCTTTTATAGCGCCGAAGATGCAGATTCGTATCCCACGGCTGACGCGAAATCGAAAAAGGAGGGTGCTTTTTATGTGTGGACTGCGACGGAAATTAAGACACTCTTAGATAAAGAGATTTCTGATGGAAAGGAAGTCAAACTTTCCGATATTTTCAGCTATCATTTCAACGTGAAAGAGTCTGGGAACGTAAAGAAGTATCAA GATCCTCACGGGGAATTAACGGGAAAGAACGTGTTAATGGTATACGACGAAGTGGGAAAGACTGCTAAACAATTTAATCTTAGTGTTGAGGAAACCAAAAGTTGTTTGAAGGAAGCATGTGCCATCCTGTACAAAGCTAGATCGTCAAGGCCGCGACCGCACTTGGACGATAAAATAATCACGGCGTGGAATG GCCTCATGATAAGTGGCTTAGCGCGCGGTGGCGCAGTGTTGGGTAACAAGCAATACATCGAATACGCGACAGATGCTGCGAAATTTATCGAGCGCTATCTCTTCGATAAGGATAAAGGTGTGCTACTCCGTAGTTGTTACCGTGCCAATGAAGACGCAATTACGCAAAC GAGCGTGCCCATACCCGGCTTCTTAGACGATTACGCGTTCACCGTGAAAGGATTACTGGACTTGTACGAAGCTAGTTTAAACGAACGGTGGCTGGAGTTCGCCGAGAAGCTGCACGACATTCAAGACAGGCATTTTTGGGACGAAGCGAATGGTGGATATTTTTCAACGACGGCGGAGGATCCCGCTATAATTCTCAGGCTTAAGGAGG TCCACGATGGAGCAGAACCATCCGGTAACTCAATTGCCGCCGAGAATCTACTGAGGCTGGCAGATTACTTGGGCCGCGGCGAATTCAAGGATAAGGCTGTACGTCTTTTCGGAGCATTCAGGCGCATGCTGATGCAGAAACCTATTGCACTTCCACAACTAGTGTCGGCGCTGGTTCGCTATCACGATGATGTAACGCAG ATTTATGTAGTTGGGAAACGGGGTGCTAAGGATACCGAGGATTTGCTCCGCGTTATACACAAACGTTTGATACCCGGGAGAATACTTTTCCTAGCTGATCACGATAACCCGAGCAGTATATTATTCCAAAAGAACGAGCATCTGTGCAAGATGAAGCCTTTGGATGGCCAAGCGACCGCTTATGTGTGCCGACATCGCACGTGCTCTCTACCTGTCGCGGGCCCTGAACAATTGGCAACATTGCTGGATCAACAGCGATGA
- the LOC143370263 gene encoding spermatogenesis-associated protein 20 isoform X2: MTLGRCSLLSIIRYASELSKKRYIYDRGAKVYLFQGAFLSVSEHQPGRIGQKSSALLSFSANMASTSDSKSKQEGEKNRLALEKSPYLLQHAANPVDWYPWGDEALAKAKKEDKVIFLSVGYSTCHWCHVMEKESFKNKEIAEIMNKNFINIKVDREERPDIDRIYMTFIQAMTGHGGWPMSVFLTPDLKPIIGGTYFPPEDTLRQTGFKTILRNIAQKWKQLKTKMVESSVINLETLKNISDIARTAKTLNVPLVECSTVCIEQLTSEFEPTFGGFGSAYNMQAPKFPQPVNFNFLFHMYSREPSEELAQRYLHMCVYSLTKMSYGGIHDHVGQGFSRYATDGEWHVPHFEKMLYDQGQLMQSYSDAYLATKDDLFAEIIDDIATYVTRDLRHKEGGFYSAEDADSYPTADAKSKKEGAFYVWTATEIKTLLDKEISDGKEVKLSDIFSYHFNVKESGNVKKYQDPHGELTGKNVLMVYDEVGKTAKQFNLSVEETKSCLKEACAILYKARSSRPRPHLDDKIITAWNGLMISGLARGGAVLGNKQYIEYATDAAKFIERYLFDKDKGVLLRSCYRANEDAITQTSVPIPGFLDDYAFTVKGLLDLYEASLNERWLEFAEKLHDIQDRHFWDEANGGYFSTTAEDPAIILRLKEVHDGAEPSGNSIAAENLLRLADYLGRGEFKDKAVRLFGAFRRMLMQKPIALPQLVSALVRYHDDVTQIYVVGKRGAKDTEDLLRVIHKRLIPGRILFLADHDNPSSILFQKNEHLCKMKPLDGQATAYVCRHRTCSLPVAGPEQLATLLDQQR, encoded by the exons ATGACTCTGGGAAGATGCAGTCTTTTGTCAATAATTCGCTACGCATCCGAATTATCTAAAAAGCGGTACATTTACGATCGTGGCGCGAAGGTGTATTTATTTCAAGGTGCTTTCTTATCAGTCAGTGAACACCAGCCAGGCAG GATAGGTCAGAAGTCCTCAGCTTTGCTGTCATTCTCTGCGAACATGGCTTCAACGAGCGACTCTAAGAGCAAGCAGGAGGGAGAAAAGAATCGGCTGGCTTTAGAAAAGTCGCCTTACCTGCTACAGCACGCCGCCAATCCGGTCGATTGGTATCCATGGGGCGACGAGGCTTTGGCGAAAGCAAAGAAAGAGGATAAAGTGATATTTTTATCTGTTGGATATTCTACGTGTCATTGGTGTCACGTTATGGAGAAGGAGTCCTTTAAGAATAAGGAGATTGCCGAGATTATGAATAAGAATTTTATCAATATAAAAGTGGACAGGGAGGAGAGGCCAGATATCGATAGGATATACATGACCTTCATTCAG GCGATGACCGGTCATGGTGGCTGGCCAATGAGTGTGTTTCTCACTCCCGATTTGAAACCCATAATTGGAGGGACCTACTTCCCTCCAGAAGACACGCTTAGGCAAACGGGATTCAAGACCATTTTACGTAATATCGCTCAAAAG tGGAAACAGCTTAAGACGAAAATGGTAGAATCTAGCGTCATTAATctcgaaacattaaaaaatatttctgataTTGCACGTACAGCAAAG ACACTCAATGTACCTTTGGTGGAGTGCAGCACCGTATGTATCGAGCAACTCACAAGCGAATTCGAGCCGACATTTGGTGGATTCGGCTCTGCATATAATATGCAGGCGCCTAAATTTCCGCAGccggtgaattttaattttttgtttcatatgTATTCACGTGAGCCAAGCGAGGAGCTTGCTCAACGTTATTTGCATATGTGTGTATATTCTTTAACCAAAATGTCTTACGGTGGTATACATGATCACGTAGGTCAG GGATTCTCAAGATATGCTACTGATGGTGAATGGCACGTTCCCCACTTCGAAAAGATGTTATACGATCAGGGCCAATTAATGCAATCATATTCAGACGCGTATCTTGCAACCAAGGACGATCTTTTCGCTGAAATCATCGATGATATCGCCACGTATGTGACTAGGGACCTCCGGCACAAG GAAGGGGGCTTTTATAGCGCCGAAGATGCAGATTCGTATCCCACGGCTGACGCGAAATCGAAAAAGGAGGGTGCTTTTTATGTGTGGACTGCGACGGAAATTAAGACACTCTTAGATAAAGAGATTTCTGATGGAAAGGAAGTCAAACTTTCCGATATTTTCAGCTATCATTTCAACGTGAAAGAGTCTGGGAACGTAAAGAAGTATCAA GATCCTCACGGGGAATTAACGGGAAAGAACGTGTTAATGGTATACGACGAAGTGGGAAAGACTGCTAAACAATTTAATCTTAGTGTTGAGGAAACCAAAAGTTGTTTGAAGGAAGCATGTGCCATCCTGTACAAAGCTAGATCGTCAAGGCCGCGACCGCACTTGGACGATAAAATAATCACGGCGTGGAATG GCCTCATGATAAGTGGCTTAGCGCGCGGTGGCGCAGTGTTGGGTAACAAGCAATACATCGAATACGCGACAGATGCTGCGAAATTTATCGAGCGCTATCTCTTCGATAAGGATAAAGGTGTGCTACTCCGTAGTTGTTACCGTGCCAATGAAGACGCAATTACGCAAAC GAGCGTGCCCATACCCGGCTTCTTAGACGATTACGCGTTCACCGTGAAAGGATTACTGGACTTGTACGAAGCTAGTTTAAACGAACGGTGGCTGGAGTTCGCCGAGAAGCTGCACGACATTCAAGACAGGCATTTTTGGGACGAAGCGAATGGTGGATATTTTTCAACGACGGCGGAGGATCCCGCTATAATTCTCAGGCTTAAGGAGG TCCACGATGGAGCAGAACCATCCGGTAACTCAATTGCCGCCGAGAATCTACTGAGGCTGGCAGATTACTTGGGCCGCGGCGAATTCAAGGATAAGGCTGTACGTCTTTTCGGAGCATTCAGGCGCATGCTGATGCAGAAACCTATTGCACTTCCACAACTAGTGTCGGCGCTGGTTCGCTATCACGATGATGTAACGCAG ATTTATGTAGTTGGGAAACGGGGTGCTAAGGATACCGAGGATTTGCTCCGCGTTATACACAAACGTTTGATACCCGGGAGAATACTTTTCCTAGCTGATCACGATAACCCGAGCAGTATATTATTCCAAAAGAACGAGCATCTGTGCAAGATGAAGCCTTTGGATGGCCAAGCGACCGCTTATGTGTGCCGACATCGCACGTGCTCTCTACCTGTCGCGGGCCCTGAACAATTGGCAACATTGCTGGATCAACAGCGATGA